A part of Nocardioides sp. WS12 genomic DNA contains:
- the soxR gene encoding redox-sensitive transcriptional activator SoxR, whose amino-acid sequence MNDINREIRSHDLTPGEVARRAGVAVSALHFYEREGLIQAIRTTGNQRRYHRDVLRRIAFVRVSQSVGISLAEIREALASLPEGRTPTKADWARLSRSWRESLDDRISRLERLRDTLDGCIGCGCLSMKSCMLANPGDLLSQYGTGAVRLQ is encoded by the coding sequence ATGAATGACATCAACCGCGAGATCCGCAGCCACGACCTGACGCCGGGCGAAGTCGCCCGCCGCGCCGGGGTCGCCGTCTCCGCGCTCCACTTCTACGAGCGCGAGGGACTGATCCAGGCCATCCGGACCACCGGCAACCAGCGCCGCTACCACCGCGACGTACTGCGCCGGATCGCGTTCGTCCGGGTCTCCCAGAGCGTCGGCATCTCGCTCGCCGAGATCCGCGAGGCGCTGGCGTCACTCCCCGAGGGACGCACGCCCACCAAGGCGGACTGGGCGCGGTTGTCGCGCTCGTGGCGCGAGAGCCTGGACGACCGGATCAGCCGTCTCGAACGCCTCCGCGACACCCTCGACGGGTGCATCGGGTGCGGCTGCCTGTCGATGAAGTCGTGCATGCTCGCCAACCCCGGCGACCTGCTCAGTCAGTACGGCACCGGAGCCGTGCGGCTCCAGTAG